From a single Lactococcus carnosus genomic region:
- the sufB gene encoding Fe-S cluster assembly protein SufB: MAEDIIKPNIEEVDLGDYQFGFHDDVTPIYSTGRGLTEQVVRDISASKQEPEWMLDFRLKALEAYHRIPLPKWGPDLSQVNFDDIIYFQKASDKPARSWDDVPEKIKETFERIGIPEAERAYLAGASAQYESEVVYHNMKDEFTKLGIVFTDTDSALKEYPEIFKKYFAKLVPPTDNKLAALNSAVWSGGTFIYVPKGIKVDIPLQTYFRINNENTGQFERTLIVVDEGASVHYVEGCTAPTYNSNSLHAAVVEIFALDGAYVRYSTIQNWSDNVYNLVTKRARALSNATVEWIDGNLGAAITMKYPAVYLDGPGARGTMLSIAFANRSQVQDTGAKMIHNAPNTSSSIVSKSIAKGGGEVNYRGQVTFNAASKKSVSHIECDTIIMDDQSKSDTIPFNEIHNSQVALEHEAKVSKISEEQLYYLMSRGLSESEATEMIVMGFVEPFTKELPMEYAVELNRLISYEMEGSVG; this comes from the coding sequence ATGGCAGAAGATATAATTAAACCAAATATTGAAGAAGTTGACTTAGGCGATTACCAGTTTGGTTTTCACGATGACGTGACGCCTATCTATTCAACTGGTCGCGGATTAACTGAACAAGTCGTAAGAGATATTTCAGCATCTAAACAAGAACCAGAATGGATGCTCGATTTCCGCTTGAAAGCACTCGAAGCTTATCATAGAATCCCACTACCTAAATGGGGACCAGATTTATCGCAAGTTAATTTTGATGATATCATTTATTTTCAAAAAGCGTCAGATAAACCAGCCCGTTCATGGGATGATGTGCCTGAAAAAATCAAGGAAACCTTTGAACGTATCGGGATTCCAGAAGCTGAACGTGCTTATTTAGCCGGTGCTTCTGCCCAATATGAGTCAGAAGTTGTTTATCACAACATGAAAGACGAATTCACAAAACTGGGGATTGTCTTTACAGATACAGACTCAGCGTTGAAAGAATATCCTGAAATTTTCAAGAAGTATTTTGCGAAACTTGTACCACCAACTGATAACAAATTAGCTGCTTTAAACTCAGCTGTTTGGTCAGGTGGTACCTTTATCTACGTACCAAAAGGTATCAAAGTGGATATTCCTTTGCAAACCTATTTCCGAATTAACAATGAAAATACGGGTCAGTTTGAACGAACATTGATCGTTGTTGATGAAGGTGCTAGTGTGCATTATGTTGAGGGCTGTACAGCACCAACCTATAACAGTAATTCACTCCATGCTGCCGTTGTTGAGATATTTGCCCTTGATGGTGCTTATGTCCGTTACTCAACCATCCAAAACTGGTCTGATAACGTCTATAACTTGGTAACAAAACGTGCCCGTGCTTTGTCAAATGCGACAGTAGAGTGGATCGATGGTAACTTAGGTGCAGCCATTACCATGAAATACCCAGCTGTTTATTTAGATGGCCCTGGTGCCCGTGGTACGATGCTTTCTATCGCCTTTGCCAACCGCTCACAAGTACAAGATACAGGCGCTAAAATGATCCATAACGCACCGAATACCTCTAGCTCGATCGTATCTAAATCGATCGCTAAAGGTGGTGGTGAAGTCAACTACCGTGGTCAGGTGACATTTAATGCAGCCAGCAAAAAATCTGTCAGCCATATCGAGTGTGACACGATCATTATGGATGACCAGTCTAAATCAGACACGATTCCGTTTAATGAAATTCACAACTCACAAGTTGCCCTCGAGCATGAGGCAAAAGTCTCTAAAATCTCTGAGGAACAACTCTACTACCTCATGAGCCGTGGCCTCAGTGAATCTGAAGCAACCGAAATGATCGTCATGGGATTCGTAGAACCCTTTACCAAAGAACTCCCAATGGAATATGCAGTTGAGCTTAATCGCTTGATTTCTTATGAAATGGAAGGTTCAGTGGGTTAA
- a CDS encoding IS30 family transposase, with product MQNNYTSKGKHLKESERLLIERWHNKEKISNREIANRLGKAPQTIHNEIKRGTVQLKYKTKYSAKIAQESYKTLRTHSKRATKLNAQLDEKISKAVKNKLSLEVIHQEIKGVVCLRTLYNWIASGILSVSYYELLYPQYRKPKKQRVKQPKYMLGLSIEERPESVDDRSEYGHWEIDTVLLTKEKGECLLTLTERKTRLEIIRLIPDKTSQSVNRALREIEFSALSVTSDNGKEFAKLSEALDCPVYYCHAYASHERGTNENHNRMIRRHLPKGTKKTTKQFVAYIENWMNNYPRKMFNFKTPNQMFFEFS from the coding sequence ATGCAGAACAATTATACCTCAAAAGGCAAGCATTTAAAAGAGTCAGAACGTCTCCTTATTGAACGTTGGCACAATAAGGAGAAAATAAGTAACCGAGAAATCGCAAATCGTCTTGGTAAAGCTCCTCAAACGATTCATAACGAGATAAAACGAGGAACAGTTCAACTCAAGTATAAGACCAAGTATTCAGCGAAAATTGCTCAAGAGAGCTACAAGACTTTAAGAACACACTCTAAACGTGCCACAAAGCTGAATGCTCAATTGGACGAGAAAATCTCCAAAGCAGTGAAAAACAAGCTCTCTCTCGAAGTCATTCATCAAGAAATCAAGGGGGTGGTTTGTTTACGTACACTTTATAACTGGATAGCCTCTGGTATTCTTTCGGTGTCCTACTACGAACTGCTTTATCCTCAGTATCGAAAACCTAAGAAACAGCGTGTGAAACAGCCTAAATATATGCTGGGTCTATCTATAGAGGAGCGTCCTGAAAGTGTTGATGACCGTTCAGAATATGGGCATTGGGAGATTGATACGGTACTTCTGACCAAAGAGAAGGGCGAGTGTCTCTTGACCTTGACTGAGCGCAAGACACGCTTAGAAATCATTCGGCTTATCCCTGATAAGACCTCACAATCTGTCAATCGAGCCTTAAGGGAAATCGAATTCTCTGCACTTTCTGTAACTTCAGATAACGGCAAGGAGTTTGCTAAACTCTCAGAAGCGCTGGATTGTCCTGTATACTACTGTCATGCTTATGCCAGCCACGAAAGAGGAACAAATGAAAATCACAACCGGATGATACGTAGACATTTACCTAAAGGCACAAAGAAAACCACGAAACAATTCGTGGCTTACATTGAGAACTGGATGAACAATTATCCAAGAAAAATGTTCAACTTCAAGACACCAAATCAGATGTTTTTTGAATTTAGCTAG
- a CDS encoding beta-glucoside-specific PTS transporter subunit IIABC yields the protein MTEYQNLNETILKNIGGKENISGLAHCMTRLRFRLKDESKANTEVIKKLSGVVTVVQSGGQYQVVIGNHVSEVYKEFVVMAGIQDDAQSEVSQDKPKGILNIFIDIVSGIFTPVISVLMAAGMIKGLVALLSAFKLLEPTSGTYIILNATGDGLFYFFPLFLGYTGSKKFGGKPFIGMAIGAALVYPTITATMANGDALFTLFRGTVIESPIYVTFLGIPVILMSYTSSVVPIIAGTYLAAKLEGVFNRVIPRLVRSFFVSFLTLIITVPLVFLIVGPLTTWLGLFLGQLLSASYNLSPILSGILIGGFWQVFIMFGLHWGFIPIALNNLATLGYDVVMIAGATTPLAMAGVTLGVMLKTKNKKLKEIALPAFLSSLFGVTEPALYGVTLPRKKVFYTTSVAVAMGGAIMGVFKTRSHINGGTGIFALPKFINPTTGFDKSFIGFALACAVAFGAGFLITYFYSYDPKIDEEDTSVSDAKTGDSNPVNETIASSAEYEIASPVKGETVPLEQLKDAAFSTGLLGDGLGVLPIEGKIYAPADGEVTVLFPTSHAIGMLLDNGIELLVHVGMDTVELTGNYFEPLVKQGDKFKKGQVLLAFDIEAIEKAGYGLETPVIVTNTKDVLDVLKTDEKSVDTSDVLLTIIT from the coding sequence ATGACGGAGTACCAAAATTTAAACGAAACCATCTTGAAAAATATAGGTGGGAAAGAAAATATTAGCGGGTTAGCGCATTGCATGACGCGTCTGCGCTTTAGACTAAAAGATGAGTCGAAAGCAAACACGGAGGTAATCAAAAAACTATCTGGTGTAGTAACAGTCGTCCAAAGTGGCGGCCAGTATCAAGTTGTGATTGGCAACCACGTCTCAGAAGTCTATAAGGAATTTGTTGTGATGGCAGGCATTCAAGATGATGCACAGTCAGAGGTTAGTCAAGACAAACCAAAGGGGATTTTAAATATCTTTATCGATATTGTCTCCGGTATCTTCACACCAGTTATTAGTGTTTTGATGGCAGCTGGTATGATCAAAGGGCTTGTCGCTTTATTATCAGCTTTCAAATTACTAGAGCCGACATCTGGTACCTATATCATTTTAAATGCAACTGGGGATGGTCTTTTCTACTTCTTCCCATTATTTTTAGGCTATACGGGATCTAAAAAATTTGGGGGTAAACCGTTCATTGGGATGGCGATTGGGGCAGCCCTAGTCTATCCCACCATTACAGCGACTATGGCAAACGGAGATGCATTATTCACCCTATTTCGTGGTACTGTAATCGAATCCCCTATCTATGTCACTTTCTTGGGGATACCAGTTATTTTGATGAGTTACACCTCCAGTGTCGTGCCGATCATTGCGGGCACTTATTTAGCGGCCAAATTAGAAGGGGTCTTTAATCGGGTGATTCCTCGTCTTGTCCGTAGTTTCTTTGTCTCCTTTTTAACCTTAATCATTACGGTGCCACTTGTTTTTCTAATTGTTGGGCCATTGACAACCTGGTTAGGTTTGTTCTTAGGTCAACTATTATCTGCATCCTATAATTTAAGTCCGATTTTATCTGGGATTTTAATCGGTGGTTTTTGGCAAGTATTTATCATGTTTGGCTTGCATTGGGGCTTCATTCCGATTGCCTTAAATAATTTAGCAACGCTTGGATACGATGTTGTCATGATAGCAGGAGCTACCACCCCACTTGCTATGGCAGGTGTGACCTTAGGTGTCATGTTAAAAACTAAAAATAAAAAGTTAAAAGAAATTGCCCTTCCAGCCTTCCTATCCTCACTATTTGGGGTGACTGAGCCGGCCTTATATGGGGTCACCTTACCAAGGAAAAAAGTGTTCTATACGACCTCAGTTGCAGTCGCAATGGGTGGTGCGATTATGGGCGTATTTAAAACAAGATCCCATATCAATGGTGGCACAGGGATCTTTGCCTTGCCAAAGTTTATTAACCCCACCACTGGTTTTGATAAGAGTTTTATCGGATTTGCGCTTGCCTGTGCGGTCGCTTTTGGTGCAGGTTTCTTAATTACCTATTTCTACTCCTATGATCCGAAAATAGATGAGGAAGATACATCTGTATCTGATGCTAAGACGGGTGATAGCAATCCAGTTAACGAGACGATTGCATCATCAGCAGAATATGAGATAGCATCGCCAGTTAAGGGTGAGACAGTTCCCTTAGAGCAGCTCAAAGATGCCGCATTCTCTACAGGTTTGTTAGGAGATGGACTTGGTGTTCTGCCAATCGAAGGGAAAATCTATGCACCAGCCGATGGAGAGGTGACTGTCTTGTTTCCGACAAGTCATGCCATTGGCATGCTTTTAGATAATGGCATCGAGCTTCTGGTGCATGTCGGGATGGATACGGTTGAACTCACCGGCAACTATTTTGAACCCTTGGTTAAGCAAGGAGATAAGTTTAAAAAAGGCCAGGTGCTGTTAGCCTTTGACATAGAAGCAATAGAAAAGGCTGGCTATGGTTTAGAAACCCCAGTTATTGTGACCAATACGAAAGATGTACTAGACGTGCTTAAAACGGATGAAAAAAGTGTT